The sequence tcatTAACCTATAACTTTCACTTTACTCATTATTATATAATTCATGTAGAACAAAAAGGTAAATATGTATATAGACAATGAAAAAATGTTACTCctacattcatacttttatagtaaaaaatgaattttttgaaaatactatataatttttactataatcatttatttattttatccgattttttattaatatactatttgaaacaaatttggatttttggatttttttctatttgtttaaaatattttatcagaatttgtTAAAAtgctatataatttttaccataaatatttatttatttttcaaaacattttaatataatttttcggTTACAATAATCTATTCTTTGATCgaatattattacaaaattttatattgaaatattgaaaatacatggatgcaatggaaaaaaaatcatataataacatatgaaatttatgtataacaaattttgtgacaatttgacacaattaatagtagaAAGTGAGTAAAGTGGATGTTATAGGCTaatgaataaatttaaaattaatgtgaaaaaaattaaaagaaaatattacaatgattttatttgtaagaaaactgaagggaatgatcgatatcttcagcttcctcaaatgttTGTATTTATAACTGAAGTTCTACTTGTTTTACCGataaacttcagggaatcttacagctgtcttgaattctttatgtcattattaATGACATCTTTTGCTAGTTGGAGAGTCACATGCCCGATGACATCTTTTgctagtggaggagtcacatgcttgactttttcttttggatttattctcctcacatgcctttttttattgttttcggTGCATCTTTTGTTTTTGCAGTTGGCCCCTAGGAAAACGCATTTTTGGTGGtacctgtccacctttgcttgtctcggaaaaatcttttcgatccgttcggggtctgaagGTTTTttcgaattctggctccttctggtttggacattctgggcagatattctctgaccatcttccgatatgatGTTACAAATTTTcgacgagtttctttactccccgcaagcttgttgttccacaaaaagttcctcttcttttcgaagagttcttccgcaaaagccgtagtttttcctgtcattgtgtttaacaagaatgatccgttcacaaaattctgataaaatttgaacggaaacttgaccttgtccatctcggtgagacaaacccaaataccccatgcccttctggttgagatttcattttctccaaaagtggacaccaatgttatttcttcagatatatgatccttgataaatctttgattattcatgtcaagtctccttagcttgatgaaatgaaagggctcgtgtgatccttttcctgttggttctggagctgcactaaaaaagtataactcgagcacatctcctctggacaaatgatcattatttgcccatgtttttTGGACTGctttctgaatccattttggtagttgtgatatttcctgaaagcctggtgaagttgtataaactgaggctaaaaccccaaattcataccatagctttacatccttatgattgacattgttttttttaGCCAAATCCTTgtatatattcctgcaacaccAACTCTGCATGTGATCGGGTTGATTTcgcttcttgtacttaatttctcccatctttgttgataaacctgaaatggagaaatgacagctggattagtatcaatcttagattttcccttgtctgtgttgggcctaagatttttttctttctcttttaccccagaggcggatggttgacttgatgagttatcctcatcaattgttgctttatctagatcatcaaaaactgatgatagattagcgctggtttcttgagtattagaatcctcaacatattgttttacaatcggtggttgtatttcttgtttttgtaaaacTAATGATTTTAACATTTCTTGTTTGTGAGAAACCAGTGGTTTTTCTATGACACacataattggcccttgaatagcagctcataattgagtttgagcttgcatacatcctgtgattccattggatactttgatccaatcagcttgttgtaacctgtcCGTCATATCAGCACTTATGACgaagctggttgaactcggtttgaagcaactcaaggtgttccctgagatgcctctgtattttcatgatggaatctacgtTAAGCATTAATGTTTGCATGTCAATAAATTTCATGGAGTTATTAAAAGTCACATTTTGAATAATACTAAACTTTTGTagagtttttaaaaatcaaaattaaataccacttgattttttaaaattctataaAAGTTTATTTTGAATACCactaaatttaaaatcttgattGTCCACATGGTGGCCGGTGGGGCATTGCAAAGCAAGTAATTGGTACTCGATGATTATTCATCGATAGGGAAACAACACTAGAAAGCCAAATTAAatccaatttttattttttattatttttttttgtgtcgGTAGGGGAAACTCATTTGTTAGTGCTAAATTTAATTCTATACGTTTTACTTTAATAACTTTTATTTGTTAATTCTTTCCATTTTAAATCATTCTACAAATTTGTTGATTCATTGcacatttttatttcatttcaaattctaatcttattaattaaaaaatatttcataataggatttaaattttttaaaatttataagaaaataattttaaaaaatgataaagaagaataatcaaataaactcaCCAgttatttcatttatttataaAGAACATTAATTTTACTAACGTGAATTATAAAAGTTGGCCATTAAAAATGTATTAATTTTCTTATTAGGAAATTACTTATTTATGCAAATTTGTGAATTACATTATTAGTTTATATAATGACTACTGAATAACTCTTGGGttacaaataaattttaataaaaaattatagcaAATTCAGAAGTTTGACAAACCCCAACTGCCCAACAAAAGAATCAATGATACAAGtaagaaatttgaaaaattcaaattgTAAAATGTCATATATTAGTTTGTTTATCGTAAGTGaaacattaattattttattttatttaagtatagtGTAAGactgtttcaaatattttaaggctctttTTAGCTCTCAGTTTTGTTTTTGGAAGATTCATTCCAATTTCCAATAGGCCAGCTTCCGTTAAATATAATCTTTGGTGCAATTCATAATATACAATTAATACTCTaacatatgttttttttttttgaaactatACGCCAACATATGTTAAAGAATTATGAccatgaatttttattgatagtAATTATTTATGGTAGATTGAAAGTAATTAACTCACATGCATGTCCCTTATTAGTTTTGGATCAAAAACAATATAAATAGCTAGGCTTCTACATGCCGGGAGATGCTATGATGCACCGGGTGATCTTCACCCGGTGCAGCATCTGCCCTTGATTGGGCACCCGGGCCCACTTGCACCGGGTGAAGATCACCCGGTGTAGCATAGCCCGAGCCCTGCATGCCACTGAATTAACTACATCAATAAAAGAAAACAGGAGCATATACAAAGTATCAAGTACTGATCTCGCTAGCTATATACCTCTCCATTGTGATATCATAATCAAGTGAATCGTTGGGGATCCAATCCATCTCGTCTCCTATGGCTCATGATCATCTCGTTCTTGTCGCAAAAGCGAATCCACCTCTTGCCAGTCCAAGTATTCCTCTCCTTCCAAGAGCTTAATCGCACGATGCATCGTTGGTCGGACATCAGGTTTCCTTAGTGTGCATAACAACCCAACTTTGATGCATCTAAGAACCTCTTCTTCTACCATAGAACTTAACACATGGCCTCCAAGTGAGTCATCCACCACTTCCAATGCTCTGTCTTCTCTCCAGAGCATCCTAGTCTGAACACGAATAATCACCATACATTTGTCGATATACGTACAGCCATAAACAAACGTTTGAATTCATTGCACACACCTGAGATACAATGGGAACAATATGCTTGACGTAATCGAAGCATCTCTTGCCACTCACAATATCTAGAACCACAACTCCGAAGCTATACACATCCGTCTTCATCGAAAACTTGCCGAGTGTATGGCACTCCGGGGCGATATAACATCTGTTGAAATGTTATAAAAATgagaaattatttataaataaaaagggACCGAACAGGAAAATGGATCTCTCGCTTATACCTTGTCCCAACTGTAGTTATGGTTTTGGACTCATTGCGATATTCTTCCAAAGTTTTTGCAAAACCAAAACCTGATATTTTAGGATTCATATTGATGTCCAGTAAAATATTTGTTCCTGTCAGATCTCCGTGTATTATACTCATTCCTGAATCTTGATGAAGATAAGCAACTCCTCTGGCAATCCCCATTATAATTTTGAAACGTTGTGGCCATTGAACGCAGTGAAATTTCCCATCTTTAACGTGTAAGATCAGTTGGTAAATCTCAGTGCTGATTACGAATAAAAGTGCAAAAAAAAACGAAAGAGAAGGGCACTGACCGAATATCATGCCACCTACACTGTTGTTTTCCATGAATTCATGTACAAGTAACATACTTTCTTCGTCAATGCAGTACCCCAGAAGTTTAATGATGTTTCGGTGGTGCCGAAGTCTATGATCCATAAAAATCTCATTAATGAACAGCCTGGCATCAGAAACTCTTCTAACAGCCACTGTATGTTTCGTAAACGCAGCCTATGCAAAAACAGAGTTTAGGTAGATGTGTGGAGATATTTTTAGTCCATCTTCAAGTCATTTCTTTTTTTAAGTTTGGTGAAAATCAATAAAATGCATGGTCAATCTCAAGAAACTCACCTTATAAACAGCGGTATGCTTTGCACTTCGTCCAACCTTATGTGAATATGAGTAAACATCGATTGCTAATGTAAACATTCCCCAGTCAAATTCGGGCAAGTTTATGCCTAAACTATAAATTTCTGCAAGATAATATAGTTCAATGTAAGCACATTATGAAAATGTGTCAAGTTTGACGTTCATAACTGATTGAGTGTTCTTGAGCTTGAACGCATTCGGGCTCAGGTACGTGGTGTGTGTTTTTATTTCATTGTTAGTACCTGATAATACTCTGTCTTCATTTCTCCTCAAATTTGTTTTCCATAAGCCATCCCAAGGCCGAATCCTTGACAGCTTGTTAGATGGGGCTTTCCTTCCTTCTTTTATCCAACATGGAGGAATCTCATAATCACTTCCCCTGTAAGTTTGTTCTGTTGGGGGAGATGTAGAAGGTTCCAAGATGGAGGGAGCCAATATTGCTTGCTCACCAACAGATAAGTTAATTTCATCATAACACGAACACGGAGCATCAATCGTTATATCCTTCAGTAGGGGCGGTTCTAGGATATCTTGCTGCTCAAGGGCATGCTCAAGTTGTAGCACAACTTGAGTCATCGTTGGCCTTTTCTTTGGTTCTTCATCTACGCATCTCTCAGCAATCTCTACAAACGCTTTCAGGCTATTTGGTGAAATTTCTTTTCTCAGATTAGAATCCACAATCAGTTCAACTTCTCCTTCTCTAATTTTGCCTCGAGCCCAGTTGGTCAGAATTTGCTCATCCTCAGGAACCTGTTGATCAATTACTGGTCTTCCACACAATACTTCCAGCAACACCACACCAAAGGCGTATGTGTCACTTTTCCTAGTTAGTTTACCCGTGCTAGTATAGTTTGGATCGAGGTACCCAAACGTTCCCTTTACTTTAGTGCTTACATGGCTTTGTGAGTTTCTTAAGTTTTCATGTTTTACCAAGCCGAAATCTGAAACCTTAGCCGTAAAATTTTCATCCAGCATGATGTTTGAAACCTTGAAATCGCGATGTATGATTCCGTGCCCTGTGTGAAGATAGTCGAGTCCTCGACCAGCCCCAATGCAGATGTTAAGACGTTGCTTCCATGTAAGAGAACCACAGCTAATACCTTTTTTGACAAGTTTGTAAAGGTGATCCCCCAGTGTTCCACGGGCCAAGTACTCATAAACCAGAATCATTTCCCTTTGCTCGGTGCAATAACCAATCAAAGAGACTATATTATTATGTCGCAGCTCCGAAAGTGTTTCAATCTCGGCCAAAAACTCGTGTGCCCCTTGCCTCGAATCAAACTTTAGCCGCTTAACTGCAACAATCTCTTTCCCATTATCAATGAGGCCTTTAAAGACATTACCAAAACCACCTTTACCCACCACAAGATTATGACTAAATTTTTTGGTGGCTAATTGTATCTCAGATAGTGTAAAACGACGACAGAAACGTTGAGCCCTGGCCGATGGTTTGATTTCCTCCTCTGTGCATCTGTCTTCCCAAATTTCTCGAAGCTTGTAAACAATTACGTCTGCTAGAACAATAATACTCATTAAAAAAGTGACAACGGCATATTTTTTACCAAGAACTCGGCTTAAAATTTGGACAGTGCTGGATGGTGAATCCAATGCAAGAGGCGACGGATTTGGACTGGCAAGACTATTGTCATGGTTGCTCAGCTTTAGCATTTCAAATCCAGTGAAAGGACCATATCCATCTACGGACTCACCGTACGACTGcaaagaaactaaaatattGTGTTTGCGCTCCTTCAACATGACTATGTAGTCTTTGCACACGATGGCATTATCGGTATCTTTTTCACTAGCCAAGTCTATATTATTGTAAGCAGTCACCTCATCAATCAGGACTTGGAAACTCTCAGAGCCTGTAACTTGCACGAACTTAAGCCCTAAATTTGAGAAATAAAGCCTAATCAAATATCTAAATCCCACATCCACTGGTATTTCCCAGGTAATATTGTTGATCTGGTTGGCTTTTACTCTATGAACAGTTCCCCACAGCCCAAAAATATCAGCAATATCATCACCCGATGAAACAGAACCAGACCGTTTGAGGTTCACTCGACGGACCATTTCAAGGGCGGTGCTATTATCTACATAGATATGTTGAGACTTACGTCCGATCACTTGGGCACCAATAATATCTCCATAAGCATGAAAATAAGAATGGCCTGAAGGTACTGTGAAAATCTCAATACCATTCAAGAAAGCATAAGTATCATCCCCGGAGAGACTAGTTGCAGGAGTAAAAACTATATGCAATGGTTGATTTTCTTCCACATTTATACAAAACTCTTTAATTACAGAAGTCAAGCCAAAAGTTAGGGAAGCACTAAAGTTGGTGAGCAGGGTGAAAGGGGCAGCCTCCACAGTAAACAAGTCCTTGTACTTTTGAAAACCTTTATATGGAGCCGGATTGAAATGAAGGCGGATAAATTTCTCACCTGGGCTGACAAGAAATACGTAGGAGAATCCTGAAGGAGATACTCTAGCAGAAACAGAAACAGAGCCCCGCTTAACACTTGAGATGGTAGACTTGCCCTTGATTTGTACAGAGGAAGCAAGCATTGGGTCTGTATCTTCCAGCCATTGCCTGCCACTGTGTGCCGCCCAAGTCCCGACAAGCCCGCAAGCAATTGAAACGTCGTCGGGGAGGTAAGCTGGATCATGGAAACAAACAGCGAATTTGATGAAATAGTATACATAAAGCATGAAGGAGATTGAAGAAAGTGGGAAAAAATGGTGTTTCattttgaattgaattgaattgtAATTCAGAATCAAAGAATAATCTTGGAATGAAGTATCAACTTTGCGCCTCTTtctccacaaaaaaaaaaaattaaaaattaagcgGTGGACTTCCGCGTTATTTCCCGTCAATGATTAATGTAAGGTTACCTTACTATTtgactttctttttttttttttgaaaccatACTATTTGACTTTTGAAAACTAGTTTTAATAGTAAATTATTAGGTATGAAGAatatcatattattaattatatcttTCTCAGTGAAGGAATTTTCCGACAGATTCAAGTTTCATCCGACGGTGGTGCATCATCTCTGCCGTAAGTGTGCGGATTGTCGTTCTCTACAAGTTTGTTCAAGGTGGACACAATTAAGGACGGATTCATTTGTTGCTCCACCCGAGTGGTAGCTCGGGTAAgccagttttttttttcctttttttatacATTAAATTCAGTCCAAATTTTTTATAGTCCCGtgaacaattttaaaaataaaaagatacaatctcaacatataaaaaattgagagcttataaaatttttgtttggaGAGAAATAAAAATATGGCTCTGTTATTGGACACAATTCATGTAAAATCACAAATGTATAATTTATATGACCTAAAAAACAAGCAAAAAAGTTAAAACATTATTATAAATTCATAATAATACACTTATTTTATAAGTTGTTAATCATATTTTTCTCCAATATATAACAGCAATGTGAGTTACAATTACATGtactatattttaattaattaaataaataatataagcATTTAATAatactttatataaaaaaattttttgaggGGAACTCATGTTGCCTTGACTATATATACGGGGTTCACTCTGTGTATTGAATTGGGCCTCCACTTTTGAGCATAAAAATAGGCCTACGtcagaaaatatatataaaaaaaaacacatcaaattttttattttggataaAAGATGGATACATGTAACATCAATGTAAATAAAGAGCGATTACATTTGAAAAAAGCGCAGTAGCGAGCTAACCCAACCTATTAATCGACCACACATAGAAGCAGTGTGTACATACGCTATCAAGTCGCTGATCTTTCTTAAATTTAGATAAATTTATACAAtctaaattttcaataaaatttttaatctaCAACGaatattttttgaataattc comes from Henckelia pumila isolate YLH828 chromosome 4, ASM3356847v2, whole genome shotgun sequence and encodes:
- the LOC140859938 gene encoding putative receptor-like protein kinase At5g39000 isoform X2, which gives rise to MLASSVQIKGKSTISSVKRGSVSVSARVSPSGFSYVFLVSPGEKFIRLHFNPAPYKGFQKYKDLFTVEAAPFTLLTNFSASLTFGLTSVIKEFCINVEENQPLHIVFTPATSLSGDDTYAFLNGIEIFTVPSGHSYFHAYGDIIGAQVIGRKSQHIYVDNSTALEMVRRVNLKRSGSVSSGDDIADIFGLWGTVHRVKANQINNITWEIPVDVGFRYLIRLYFSNLGLKFVQVTGSESFQVLIDEVTAYNNIDLASEKDTDNAIVCKDYIVMLKERKHNILVSLQSYGESVDGYGPFTGFEMLKLSNHDNSLASPNPSPLALDSPSSTVQILSRVLGKKYAVVTFLMSIIVLADVIVYKLREIWEDRCTEEEIKPSARAQRFCRRFTLSEIQLATKKFSHNLVVGKGGFGNVFKGLIDNGKEIVAVKRLKFDSRQGAHEFLAEIETLSELRHNNIVSLIGYCTEQREMILVYEYLARGTLGDHLYKLVKKGISCGSLTWKQRLNICIGAGRGLDYLHTGHGIIHRDFKVSNIMLDENFTAKVSDFGLVKHENLRNSQSHVSTKVKGTFGYLDPNYTSTGKLTRKSDTYAFGVVLLEVLCGRPVIDQQVPEDEQILTNWARGKIREGEVELIVDSNLRKEISPNSLKAFVEIAERCVDEEPKKRPTMTQVVLQLEHALEQQDILEPPLLKDITIDAPCSCYDEINLSVGEQAILAPSILEPSTSPPTEQTYRGSDYEIPPCWIKEGRKAPSNKLSRIRPWDGLWKTNLRRNEDRVLSEIYSLGINLPEFDWGMFTLAIDVYSYSHKVGRSAKHTAVYKAAFTKHTVAVRRVSDARLFINEIFMDHRLRHHRNIIKLLGYCIDEESMLLVHEFMENNSVGGMIFDGKFHCVQWPQRFKIIMGIARGVAYLHQDSGMSIIHGDLTGTNILLDINMNPKISGFGFAKTLEEYRNESKTITTVGTRCYIAPECHTLGKFSMKTDVYSFGVVVLDIVSGKRCFDYVKHIVPIVSQTRMLWREDRALEVVDDSLGGHVLSSMVEEEVLRCIKVGLLCTLRKPDVRPTMHRAIKLLEGEEYLDWQEVDSLLRQERDDHEP
- the LOC140859938 gene encoding receptor-like protein kinase THESEUS 1 isoform X4 codes for the protein MKHHFFPLSSISFMLYVYYFIKFAVCFHDPAYLPDDVSIACGLVGTWAAHSGRQWLEDTDPMLASSVQIKGKSTISSVKRGSVSVSARVSPSGFSYVFLVSPGHSYFHAYGDIIGAQVIGRKSQHIYVDNSTALEMVRRVNLKRSGSVSSGDDIADIFGLWGTVHRVKANQINNITWEIPVDVGFRYLIRLYFSNLGLKFVQVTGSESFQVLIDEVTAYNNIDLASEKDTDNAIVCKDYIVMLKERKHNILVSLQSYGESVDGYGPFTGFEMLKLSNHDNSLASPNPSPLALDSPSSTVQILSRVLGKKYAVVTFLMSIIVLADVIVYKLREIWEDRCTEEEIKPSARAQRFCRRFTLSEIQLATKKFSHNLVVGKGGFGNVFKGLIDNGKEIVAVKRLKFDSRQGAHEFLAEIETLSELRHNNIVSLIGYCTEQREMILVYEYLARGTLGDHLYKLVKKGISCGSLTWKQRLNICIGAGRGLDYLHTGHGIIHRDFKVSNIMLDENFTAKVSDFGLVKHENLRNSQSHVSTKVKGTFGYLDPNYTSTGKLTRKSDTYAFGVVLLEVLCGRPVIDQQVPEDEQILTNWARGKIREGEVELIVDSNLRKEISPNSLKAFVEIAERCVDEEPKKRPTMTQVVLQLEHALEQQDILEPPLLKDITIDAPCSCYDEINLSVGEQAILAPSILEPSTSPPTEQTYRGSDYEIPPCWIKEGRKAPSNKLSRIRPWDGLWKTNLRRNEDRVLSEIYSLGINLPEFDWGMFTLAIDVYSYSHKVGRSAKHTAVYKAAFTKHTVAVRRVSDARLFINEIFMDHRLRHHRNIIKLLGYCIDEESMLLVHEFMENNSVGGMIFDGKFHCVQWPQRFKIIMGIARGVAYLHQDSGMSIIHGDLTGTNILLDINMNPKISGFGFAKTLEEYRNESKTITTVGTRCYIAPECHTLGKFSMKTDVYSFGVVVLDIVSGKRCFDYVKHIVPIVSQTRMLWREDRALEVVDDSLGGHVLSSMVEEEVLRCIKVGLLCTLRKPDVRPTMHRAIKLLEGEEYLDWQEVDSLLRQERDDHEP
- the LOC140859938 gene encoding putative receptor-like protein kinase At5g39000 isoform X1; the encoded protein is MKHHFFPLSSISFMLYVYYFIKFAVCFHDPAYLPDDVSIACGLVGTWAAHSGRQWLEDTDPMLASSVQIKGKSTISSVKRGSVSVSARVSPSGFSYVFLVSPGEKFIRLHFNPAPYKGFQKYKDLFTVEAAPFTLLTNFSASLTFGLTSVIKEFCINVEENQPLHIVFTPATSLSGDDTYAFLNGIEIFTVPSGHSYFHAYGDIIGAQVIGRKSQHIYVDNSTALEMVRRVNLKRSGSVSSGDDIADIFGLWGTVHRVKANQINNITWEIPVDVGFRYLIRLYFSNLGLKFVQVTGSESFQVLIDEVTAYNNIDLASEKDTDNAIVCKDYIVMLKERKHNILVSLQSYGESVDGYGPFTGFEMLKLSNHDNSLASPNPSPLALDSPSSTVQILSRVLGKKYAVVTFLMSIIVLADVIVYKLREIWEDRCTEEEIKPSARAQRFCRRFTLSEIQLATKKFSHNLVVGKGGFGNVFKGLIDNGKEIVAVKRLKFDSRQGAHEFLAEIETLSELRHNNIVSLIGYCTEQREMILVYEYLARGTLGDHLYKLVKKGISCGSLTWKQRLNICIGAGRGLDYLHTGHGIIHRDFKVSNIMLDENFTAKVSDFGLVKHENLRNSQSHVSTKVKGTFGYLDPNYTSTGKLTRKSDTYAFGVVLLEVLCGRPVIDQQVPEDEQILTNWARGKIREGEVELIVDSNLRKEISPNSLKAFVEIAERCVDEEPKKRPTMTQVVLQLEHALEQQDILEPPLLKDITIDAPCSCYDEINLSVGEQAILAPSILEPSTSPPTEQTYRGSDYEIPPCWIKEGRKAPSNKLSRIRPWDGLWKTNLRRNEDRVLSEIYSLGINLPEFDWGMFTLAIDVYSYSHKVGRSAKHTAVYKAAFTKHTVAVRRVSDARLFINEIFMDHRLRHHRNIIKLLGYCIDEESMLLVHEFMENNSVGGMIFDGKFHCVQWPQRFKIIMGIARGVAYLHQDSGMSIIHGDLTGTNILLDINMNPKISGFGFAKTLEEYRNESKTITTVGTRCYIAPECHTLGKFSMKTDVYSFGVVVLDIVSGKRCFDYVKHIVPIVSQTRMLWREDRALEVVDDSLGGHVLSSMVEEEVLRCIKVGLLCTLRKPDVRPTMHRAIKLLEGEEYLDWQEVDSLLRQERDDHEP
- the LOC140859938 gene encoding probable receptor-like protein kinase At5g59700 isoform X5; the encoded protein is MKHHFFPLSSISFMLYVYYFIKFAVCFHDPAYLPDDVSIACGLVGTWAAHSGRQWLEDTDPMLASSVQIKGKSTISSVKRGSVSVSARVSPSGFSYVFLVSPDNSTALEMVRRVNLKRSGSVSSGDDIADIFGLWGTVHRVKANQINNITWEIPVDVGFRYLIRLYFSNLGLKFVQVTGSESFQVLIDEVTAYNNIDLASEKDTDNAIVCKDYIVMLKERKHNILVSLQSYGESVDGYGPFTGFEMLKLSNHDNSLASPNPSPLALDSPSSTVQILSRVLGKKYAVVTFLMSIIVLADVIVYKLREIWEDRCTEEEIKPSARAQRFCRRFTLSEIQLATKKFSHNLVVGKGGFGNVFKGLIDNGKEIVAVKRLKFDSRQGAHEFLAEIETLSELRHNNIVSLIGYCTEQREMILVYEYLARGTLGDHLYKLVKKGISCGSLTWKQRLNICIGAGRGLDYLHTGHGIIHRDFKVSNIMLDENFTAKVSDFGLVKHENLRNSQSHVSTKVKGTFGYLDPNYTSTGKLTRKSDTYAFGVVLLEVLCGRPVIDQQVPEDEQILTNWARGKIREGEVELIVDSNLRKEISPNSLKAFVEIAERCVDEEPKKRPTMTQVVLQLEHALEQQDILEPPLLKDITIDAPCSCYDEINLSVGEQAILAPSILEPSTSPPTEQTYRGSDYEIPPCWIKEGRKAPSNKLSRIRPWDGLWKTNLRRNEDRVLSEIYSLGINLPEFDWGMFTLAIDVYSYSHKVGRSAKHTAVYKAAFTKHTVAVRRVSDARLFINEIFMDHRLRHHRNIIKLLGYCIDEESMLLVHEFMENNSVGGMIFDGKFHCVQWPQRFKIIMGIARGVAYLHQDSGMSIIHGDLTGTNILLDINMNPKISGFGFAKTLEEYRNESKTITTVGTRCYIAPECHTLGKFSMKTDVYSFGVVVLDIVSGKRCFDYVKHIVPIVSQTRMLWREDRALEVVDDSLGGHVLSSMVEEEVLRCIKVGLLCTLRKPDVRPTMHRAIKLLEGEEYLDWQEVDSLLRQERDDHEP
- the LOC140859938 gene encoding receptor-like protein kinase FERONIA isoform X3, coding for MKHHFFPLSSISFMLYVYYFIKFAVCFHDPAYLPDDVSIACGLVGTWAAHSGRQWLEDTDPMLASSVQIKGKSTISSVKRGSVSVSARVSPSGFSYVFLVSPVPSGHSYFHAYGDIIGAQVIGRKSQHIYVDNSTALEMVRRVNLKRSGSVSSGDDIADIFGLWGTVHRVKANQINNITWEIPVDVGFRYLIRLYFSNLGLKFVQVTGSESFQVLIDEVTAYNNIDLASEKDTDNAIVCKDYIVMLKERKHNILVSLQSYGESVDGYGPFTGFEMLKLSNHDNSLASPNPSPLALDSPSSTVQILSRVLGKKYAVVTFLMSIIVLADVIVYKLREIWEDRCTEEEIKPSARAQRFCRRFTLSEIQLATKKFSHNLVVGKGGFGNVFKGLIDNGKEIVAVKRLKFDSRQGAHEFLAEIETLSELRHNNIVSLIGYCTEQREMILVYEYLARGTLGDHLYKLVKKGISCGSLTWKQRLNICIGAGRGLDYLHTGHGIIHRDFKVSNIMLDENFTAKVSDFGLVKHENLRNSQSHVSTKVKGTFGYLDPNYTSTGKLTRKSDTYAFGVVLLEVLCGRPVIDQQVPEDEQILTNWARGKIREGEVELIVDSNLRKEISPNSLKAFVEIAERCVDEEPKKRPTMTQVVLQLEHALEQQDILEPPLLKDITIDAPCSCYDEINLSVGEQAILAPSILEPSTSPPTEQTYRGSDYEIPPCWIKEGRKAPSNKLSRIRPWDGLWKTNLRRNEDRVLSEIYSLGINLPEFDWGMFTLAIDVYSYSHKVGRSAKHTAVYKAAFTKHTVAVRRVSDARLFINEIFMDHRLRHHRNIIKLLGYCIDEESMLLVHEFMENNSVGGMIFDGKFHCVQWPQRFKIIMGIARGVAYLHQDSGMSIIHGDLTGTNILLDINMNPKISGFGFAKTLEEYRNESKTITTVGTRCYIAPECHTLGKFSMKTDVYSFGVVVLDIVSGKRCFDYVKHIVPIVSQTRMLWREDRALEVVDDSLGGHVLSSMVEEEVLRCIKVGLLCTLRKPDVRPTMHRAIKLLEGEEYLDWQEVDSLLRQERDDHEP